The sequence CGCCCATCCCGGATGAGCTCCAGCAGTTGGGTGGAGATGAGAGCGATGGCCTCGGGGTAGTTGAGCCGAAGTCCTCGAGCCAGCCGCTTCTGCGCCAGGAAGCCGGCAGCGTGCAGCGTGAGCTTGTCCAACTCGCGCGGGACCAGATGCATGGAGGGGGTCTCCCTTGAGACAACCTGACGCGTTCATCATGGTGCGCTGCGTCAGCGAAGTCACCATTTCCGTGCGAGAGGGTCGTCTCCCAGCAGCGAGGGCAGGGTCCGCAGGCGGGAGCGCACGGCGGACAGGGCCTCCTCCACGGAGGTGGCGGCCACGCGCAGCAGGGCGCCGTCTTCTCCCAAGGGACTCGCAGTCTCGATGACCGAAGCCCGGCGCCGCAGCGGGGCGGGGGAAGTCAGCAGGGCTTCGCGGAGCGCCGCCACCTGCGGACCGAACACCGCGAGCAGCGCCAGGGCCTCGAAGCGGCCCATGCGAGGGGCCAGGGCTCCCTCCTCGGGTGTGAGGCGGACCGCATCCAGCAGCAGGGGAACACCGCCGCGCTGGACGAGGAGCCGGGACAGGTAGTGAGCGAAAGCCCACCGCTCGCCTCGGGCGGCGCGCCCGCAGGTGAAGGCATCCAGCAGGACCAGGGAGGCGCTGGGAGCGAGCGTGACGGAGGTCTCCTGCTCGTAGCGAGCCCCCGTGAAGCAGGCCACCGGGTCGGGCAGCAGGACGAGCAATCCCTCCTCGCCGACCTGGGCCTGGAGCAGCTGCCGGCAGCCACGCGGAGAGCGGTACACCTTGGTGGCGGACTGCGTGGAGAGCAGGCCCGTGGCCCGGGCCCCCAC comes from Hyalangium minutum and encodes:
- a CDS encoding urease accessory protein UreD gives rise to the protein MEAPAYTLEDRLEHVPGRGVLALEHGTRGTFVRAARANSPLKFLLPRNHGRGAWAYLASFGGGLVDGDSLHIDVSVGARATGLLSTQSATKVYRSPRGCRQLLQAQVGEEGLLVLLPDPVACFTGARYEQETSVTLAPSASLVLLDAFTCGRAARGERWAFAHYLSRLLVQRGGVPLLLDAVRLTPEEGALAPRMGRFEALALLAVFGPQVAALREALLTSPAPLRRRASVIETASPLGEDGALLRVAATSVEEALSAVRSRLRTLPSLLGDDPLARKW